The following are encoded in a window of Sminthopsis crassicaudata isolate SCR6 chromosome 3, ASM4859323v1, whole genome shotgun sequence genomic DNA:
- the LOC141562635 gene encoding zinc finger protein 554-like, producing MALGSRSPSCQELVNFKDVMVDFTEEEWEILDPSQKELYMEVMLENVHNLLSLELTLEWKNLHWVSVGRPIVGTKTLIDVRRSILQSFINIMKVGRSSHSNSI from the exons ATGGCCCTTGGCAGCCGGAGCCCCTCGTGCCAG GAGTTGGTGAACTTCAAGGATGTTATGGTGGACTTCACTGAGGAGGAGTGGGAGATCCTGGACCCTTCTCAGAAGGAGCTGTACATGGAGGTCATGCTGGAGAATGTCCACAATCTGCTGTCCCTGG AATTGACACTGGAATGGAAAAACCTTCATTGGGTGAGTGTGGGAAGGCCCATAGTTGGAACAAAGACCTTGATAGATGTCAGAAGATCCATCCTGCagagttttataaatataatgaaggTGGGAAGATCTTCACACAGCAATTCTATCTAG